Proteins encoded within one genomic window of Lysinibacillus sphaericus:
- the secA gene encoding preprotein translocase subunit SecA, whose amino-acid sequence MANLLNKLFDFNKRELKKLEKIADQVEGFASQMEQLSDDQLQAKTEEFKKRYADGEKLDSIRAEAFAVSREASKRVLGMYPFRVQIMGAASLDEGNISEMKTGEGKTLTATMAVYLNAITGKGVHVVTVNEYLASRDAAEMGQLYNFLGLTVGLNLNSLSKEEKRAAYEADITYSTNNELGFDYLRDNMVLYKEERVQRPLHYAVIDEVDSILIDEARTPLIISGQAGKSAQLYKQSNAFVRMLSADTDYTYEESTKGVTLTDAGVEKAEKAFGIDNLFDLTHVRLNHAINQSLKAHVSMHNDVDYVVQDGEIVIVDGFTGRLMKGRRYSDGLHQAIEAKEGVEIQNESMTMATITFQNYFRMYQKLAGMTGTAKTEEEEFRNIYNMSVIAIPTNKPIARDDRPDLIFASMEGKYKAVAADIAERHKAGQPVLVGTVAIETSEIISQLLNKHKIPHNVLNAKNHEREAEIIANAGLKGAVTIATNMAGRGTDIKPGEGVLEIGGLAVIGTERHESRRIDNQLRGRSGRQGNPGVTQFYLSLEDDLMRRFGSDNMKSMMMRLGMDDSQPLQSKVVSRAVESAQKRVEGNNFDARKRLLQYDDVLRQQREIIYKERYDVLETENMRVLVESMIQESIDNVVGLYTQGEQQNDWNLKAIEDYVSANLLEEGTLKVADFQGKSAEDIIALISDAVHQRYAEKEAELTPERMREFEKVILLRSIDTKWIDHIDAMDQLRQGIHLRAYGQNDPLREYQQEGFAMFEDMVASIREDVAKYAMKAEIRSNLEREEVAKGQAVNPKEDGSPAPKKQPVRKAENIGRNDLCPCGSGKKFKNCHGAGQ is encoded by the coding sequence ATGGCAAACCTATTAAATAAATTATTTGATTTCAATAAACGTGAGTTAAAAAAATTAGAAAAAATCGCTGACCAAGTTGAGGGATTCGCTTCTCAAATGGAACAGCTTTCAGATGACCAACTACAAGCGAAGACAGAAGAATTTAAAAAGCGTTATGCAGATGGCGAAAAATTAGATTCTATTCGTGCTGAAGCTTTTGCGGTGAGTCGGGAGGCTTCCAAACGTGTATTAGGTATGTATCCTTTCCGCGTTCAAATCATGGGTGCTGCCTCACTTGATGAAGGTAATATTTCAGAGATGAAAACCGGTGAAGGTAAAACGTTAACTGCGACGATGGCGGTTTATTTAAATGCTATTACTGGCAAAGGCGTGCATGTTGTAACAGTCAATGAATACTTGGCTAGTCGTGACGCTGCTGAGATGGGCCAACTGTATAATTTCTTAGGCCTTACTGTAGGTTTAAATTTAAACAGTTTGTCAAAAGAAGAGAAGCGCGCTGCATATGAAGCGGATATTACGTATAGTACAAACAATGAGTTAGGGTTTGACTATTTACGTGACAATATGGTGCTTTATAAAGAAGAACGTGTGCAACGTCCGTTACACTATGCTGTTATCGATGAGGTTGACTCGATTTTAATTGATGAAGCACGTACGCCATTAATTATTTCGGGTCAGGCTGGGAAATCAGCACAATTGTACAAGCAGTCGAATGCATTTGTCCGCATGTTAAGTGCAGATACAGATTACACATATGAAGAGTCGACAAAAGGTGTTACGTTAACGGATGCTGGTGTAGAAAAAGCCGAAAAAGCATTTGGTATCGACAATTTATTTGATTTAACACATGTACGATTAAATCATGCTATTAACCAATCACTAAAGGCACATGTGAGTATGCATAATGATGTTGACTATGTAGTCCAAGATGGCGAAATTGTCATTGTTGACGGCTTTACGGGACGTTTAATGAAAGGGCGTCGCTATTCGGATGGCCTCCATCAAGCAATTGAAGCTAAAGAGGGCGTTGAGATTCAAAATGAATCGATGACAATGGCTACAATTACATTCCAAAACTATTTCCGTATGTATCAGAAACTTGCGGGTATGACAGGTACAGCGAAAACAGAAGAAGAAGAGTTCCGTAATATTTACAATATGAGTGTTATTGCGATTCCAACGAATAAGCCTATCGCGCGTGATGACCGTCCAGATTTAATTTTCGCTTCGATGGAAGGGAAATATAAAGCGGTGGCGGCTGACATTGCTGAACGTCATAAGGCAGGACAACCTGTACTTGTCGGTACAGTTGCGATTGAAACATCGGAAATTATTTCGCAGTTGCTTAATAAACATAAAATTCCACATAACGTATTGAATGCGAAAAACCATGAACGCGAAGCGGAAATTATCGCCAATGCTGGTTTAAAAGGTGCCGTTACGATTGCAACGAATATGGCTGGTCGTGGTACTGATATTAAACCTGGTGAAGGTGTATTAGAAATTGGTGGTTTAGCAGTCATCGGTACAGAGCGTCACGAATCACGTCGTATCGATAATCAGCTACGTGGTCGTTCTGGACGTCAGGGGAATCCAGGGGTTACGCAATTCTACCTGTCGTTGGAAGATGATTTAATGCGTCGCTTTGGTTCTGACAATATGAAGTCGATGATGATGCGACTAGGAATGGATGATTCTCAACCATTACAATCGAAAGTAGTATCAAGAGCTGTAGAATCAGCGCAGAAACGTGTTGAGGGGAATAACTTCGATGCACGTAAACGTTTATTACAATATGATGATGTTTTACGTCAGCAACGTGAGATTATTTACAAAGAACGTTATGATGTTTTAGAAACAGAAAATATGCGTGTACTTGTAGAGTCCATGATTCAGGAATCAATTGATAATGTTGTTGGCCTTTATACACAAGGAGAGCAGCAGAACGATTGGAACTTAAAAGCAATTGAGGATTATGTGTCCGCAAATCTATTAGAAGAGGGTACATTAAAAGTAGCTGATTTCCAAGGTAAATCTGCTGAAGACATTATTGCACTTATTTCTGACGCTGTGCATCAACGCTATGCTGAAAAAGAAGCAGAGCTTACACCAGAGCGTATGCGTGAGTTTGAAAAAGTTATCTTATTGCGTTCGATTGATACGAAGTGGATTGACCATATTGACGCAATGGATCAATTACGACAAGGGATACACTTACGTGCTTATGGTCAAAATGATCCATTACGCGAATATCAACAAGAAGGCTTTGCCATGTTTGAGGATATGGTCGCTTCCATTCGTGAAGATGTAGCGAAATATGCGATGAAAGCCGAAATTCGCAGTAACTTAGAACGTGAAGAGGTTGCCAAAGGTCAGGCTGTGAATCCGAAAGAAGACGGTTCTCCAGCACCGAAAAAACAACCTGTACGTAAGGCAGAAAATATTGGTCGAAATGATTTATGCCCATGTGGTAGTGGAAAGAAATTTAAAAACTGTCATGGTGCAGGTCAATAA